The DNA region CAATGGCTtctgttaagataagataatcctttattatttttattatttattatatatatatatatatatattatatatatatatatataattatatataatatatataattatatatttatatataagtctatcactctccctctcactctgccTTATTAGTTATAAGATACAAAAGTCAGGTTATCCTTGTTGTGCCTTGGGGATTAATGAAAGGATACAGCcgccatgcttttttttttggccctatttttttgttggttttgagACAATCGTGGTCAGTAAAGCTGCGTTTCTCTAAAAGGTTGTAGGGAGGCAAATAAGCACGTGCAATGACTAATGCCTCACCTTTCACCTAGTGTGGCTGGTGGCACCTTAATATGACACCCTCCACCCATACCACATGGTGCCTTTATGCAACCTAAACATGAGGGatgttgttaaatataaaagttgTACATGCAGTACGGAGAAACCATAGcagtaaatatcaaaatgtgctacatgttttgttttattttatttttaaatgtaagctAAAAGAAaggcacattttaaaaagggagcGTCCTCCATGCTCCAGTCCTTTATTATTCCTACAGCGGGGGGAATATGCaggatcacagcagcagagtggatagtgcaaacaagagacatcaGCAAAAACAAGTATAAAAAATTTGTAATCACAAAGTTAAGGTATAATTGATAacacaaactaaaatatgatataatcgGATTGAATACTTGTTTGTTATCACTGAGTTGTTCTGTTTCCTTCTGCTCAGGCTTTGTGATGGACAACCACCTGAACAGACACACCTACGGGTTCATCCAGAGTCGCCTCGTCCCGTTTTACCTCCACCTGGGTTCAGCTTGTGCCTTCTTCAACCTCACCATCTACGCTGTGTATCACCCCAGTGACATGCTGAACGACAGAGAAGCCTTTCAGGTGAGTCGCTTTGCTCccaagttgtaaaaaaaacaaaaaacaacacaatttaaGAATATTCGTTCTAATCTCTCGACTCGTCTTTCCTTCTCCAGATCTTCATCTTCTTCGTGTCGGTGACGGTCGCGGCCGTCAACGCCCAGTGGTTCGGCCAGATGACGTCGGAGATCATGGCGGACATGCACCTGATCGAGCAGGCGTGCGGGCTGGGCCAGGACATCGGGCTGTCGTCGAACCGCGAAGCTTACGCCAAGCTGTGCGACACGGACGCCAAATACAGACACATGAGCAGTCGCCTGTGGCTCTACAGACTGCTGTCGTCCCTCTGCAACCTCTGCTGCATAGGCTGCAACTTCTACAGCCTCTGCTACATGGCGGAGAACCTCGGCACGCTTTAAACCgacacagagctgctggacTGTAACAAATATCACTCCCACATCAacaattttctttaaatcaaagcagtaagttatatatttaatacaccAAGTCTCTCACTCTGCCTTATTAGTTATAAGACAAAAAAGTCAGGTTATCCTTGTTGTGCCTTGGGGATTAATGAAAGGATACAGCcaccatgctttttttttttggcccttttttttttttgggttttgaGACAATCGTGGTCAGTAAAGCTGCGTTTCTCTAAAAGGTTGTAGGGAGGCAAATAAGCACGTGCAATGACTAATGCCTCACCTTTCACCTAGTGTGGCTGTGGCTGGTGGCACCTTGATATGACACCCTCCACCCATACCACATGGTGCCTTTATGCAACCTAAACATGAGGGatgttgttaaatataaaagttgTACATGCAGTACGGAGAAACCATAGcagtaaatatcaaaatgtgctacatgttttttaattttttaaatgtaagctaaaagaacattttaaaaagggagcGTCCTCCATGCTGCTCAGTCCGGCTCTTCCTGTTTGGGTGcagtttgaatacttttttcagTGTGGTGTCACAGGTTTGTCCGGCTTACCTGAAGAGCACCTGTGAAGTGAAAGGTTGTTTATTATCATCCATCTTTAGTTCTCCAGGCTGCTGGTATGAAACAGAAAGAATTGTGAAGACTTGCTGAGATGATGTGGGTCTATTTTGACTAAATGTCTGTAATGATAATAGTTTGGAGCCCCCAGGAGATGATAAATAACTTGCAAAGAAAACCTTTCGGGGGCTCAGTATTGTTGTCTACTTGAAGACCTGAATGAAATCTCTCTCATTGACCCTTTCACTATTCACCACAGTACGACCTCCATTACCTTACAGTGTGCCTCAACTGAAAATCACATCAGATCTTTTAAAGATCTACAAAGCTGTTGCATCCGTAGCTTGAATCCCTCAAAGTCTGTTTGACTTTGTTCTCAAAATATACAGCCGTGTTTGGAATTGAagccaaatatttgtttttcttttgtgtgagAGAAGTTCTGGTTTAGACTTATGTCAACAAACCTCTccatgcactttttttttttattttgtaactgCTTAGGTGAAGCTCTTATATCGATGTGTTGGCTGTGTTTATCACGTCCATTAAaccaaagatttaaaa from Anoplopoma fimbria isolate UVic2021 breed Golden Eagle Sablefish chromosome 8, Afim_UVic_2022, whole genome shotgun sequence includes:
- the si:ch211-121a2.4 gene encoding transmembrane protein 205 — its product is MPTDGEPTVTVKMLQLLLLSTYWGMQIWVTFISSFVMDNHLNRHTYGFIQSRLVPFYLHLGSACAFFNLTIYAVYHPSDMLNDREAFQIFIFFVSVTVAAVNAQWFGQMTSEIMADMHLIEQACGLGQDIGLSSNREAYAKLCDTDAKYRHMSSRLWLYRLLSSLCNLCCIGCNFYSLCYMAENLGTL